A portion of the Streptomyces sp. YPW6 genome contains these proteins:
- a CDS encoding thioesterase family protein, with protein MADHFEYRHVVGFEETNLVGNVYYVNYLRWQGRCRELFLRTHTPELLADVLADLKLFTLKVDCEFFAEISVFDELSIRMRLAELRQTQLEFTFDFVRLDPGGAERLVARGRQRVAFMRGPNAATVPTPVPEALVRALEPYAPPSRPRTGASS; from the coding sequence GTGGCGGACCACTTCGAGTACCGGCATGTCGTCGGGTTCGAGGAGACCAACCTCGTCGGCAATGTCTACTACGTCAACTACCTCCGGTGGCAGGGAAGGTGCCGGGAGCTGTTCCTGAGGACCCACACTCCGGAGCTGCTCGCCGACGTCCTCGCGGACCTCAAACTGTTCACCTTGAAGGTCGACTGCGAGTTCTTCGCCGAGATCAGCGTCTTCGACGAGCTGTCCATCAGGATGAGGCTGGCCGAACTGCGCCAGACCCAGCTGGAGTTCACCTTCGACTTCGTCCGACTCGACCCCGGGGGCGCGGAGCGGCTCGTGGCCCGGGGCCGGCAGCGGGTCGCCTTCATGCGGGGCCCGAACGCGGCCACCGTCCCGACACCCGTGCCCGAAGCCCTGGTGCGGGCTCTGGAGCCGTACGCTCCACCGTCCCGGCCGCGGACCGGGGCGAGCTCGTGA
- a CDS encoding lactonase family protein, whose product MTGNSAERAFVGSFTSAGGLGVTAAAVDRETGALTLLGSTDAVPDPSFLAVGPREGGTVLYAVGESAPGVAAAFAVDDGLPTLLGPARAVDGDAPTHLALAANHLVTANYASGSVTALPVLADGALGAAASVLRHEGSGPDAGRQEAPHAHQVLADPSGNWLVSVDLGTDSVRVCALDPATGALSLHGETALRPGTGPRHLAFHPSGALVYVLGELEPTLTVCRWDAAAGRLDVLGETPVLPEHETAGRTARTYPSEVVVARDGRFLWTANRGHDSISVFTLDESGEKAALVATVGCGGRWPRDLTLDPSGQWLYAANEHSGNVSWFAVDAETGIPRHAGSVEVPAASCVVLV is encoded by the coding sequence ATGACCGGCAACAGCGCCGAGCGGGCATTTGTGGGGTCGTTCACCTCGGCGGGCGGGCTCGGCGTCACCGCCGCCGCCGTGGACCGGGAGACCGGGGCGCTGACCCTCCTCGGATCGACGGACGCCGTACCCGACCCCTCCTTCCTCGCCGTCGGCCCCCGGGAGGGCGGCACGGTCCTGTACGCGGTCGGCGAGAGCGCCCCGGGCGTCGCCGCCGCCTTCGCCGTCGACGACGGCCTGCCGACGCTCCTCGGGCCCGCACGGGCTGTCGACGGCGACGCGCCCACCCACCTCGCGCTCGCCGCGAACCATCTGGTCACCGCCAACTACGCCTCCGGCAGCGTCACCGCCCTGCCGGTCCTCGCCGACGGAGCGCTCGGGGCGGCGGCCTCGGTGCTGCGGCACGAGGGCAGCGGCCCGGACGCCGGCCGTCAGGAAGCCCCGCACGCCCACCAGGTCCTCGCCGACCCCTCCGGGAACTGGCTCGTCAGCGTGGACCTCGGCACCGACTCCGTACGCGTCTGCGCCCTGGATCCCGCGACCGGCGCACTGAGCCTGCACGGCGAGACGGCGCTGCGCCCGGGCACCGGCCCGCGTCATCTGGCCTTCCACCCCTCGGGCGCCCTCGTCTACGTGCTGGGCGAGCTGGAGCCGACTCTCACCGTGTGCCGCTGGGACGCGGCGGCGGGCCGCCTCGACGTGCTGGGGGAGACTCCCGTGCTGCCCGAGCACGAGACGGCCGGCCGGACGGCGCGCACCTACCCGTCCGAGGTGGTCGTCGCCCGCGACGGCCGCTTCCTGTGGACGGCCAACCGGGGGCACGACAGCATCTCCGTCTTCACCCTCGACGAGAGCGGCGAGAAGGCGGCCCTGGTGGCGACCGTCGGCTGCGGCGGCCGCTGGCCGCGCGATCTCACCCTCGACCCGAGCGGCCAGTGGCTGTACGCGGCCAATGAGCACTCCGGGAACGTCAGCTGGTTCGCCGTGGACGCCGAGACGGGCATCCCCCGGCATGCGGGCTCCGTGGAGGTCCCCGCGGCCTCCTGCGTCGTCCTCGTCTGA
- a CDS encoding ScyD/ScyE family protein gives MLRRLCTATLATAMFCGLMTGAASPAGAGGRLDVVAENLVTPRGLTWDARAGRVLVTEAGRGGSAPCAPGVGGYPACFGATGAITAYTPGKKHGTKRIATGLPSVINEFSVLGLHDIDASHGRISVVFGLGGEMATRDGLGPAARGLAQTGTIDRKGRLHPVGDLLAFEERYNPHRADVNANAYGLVRVPGGVLVAEAGGNTILSVTDRGSVRMVAPMPDQIVDGKPLESVPSAIVRGPDGAFYISEYSGEPTQLGKARIWRMAPGRKPVVVTSGFTGVIDLAFDRQGRMLVLELAEKGFDSPDRTGRLVRVEWDGSRTVLAREGLEHPGGVTVAPNGDIYLTNRTTSLGEADGQLLRLRPRR, from the coding sequence ATGCTGCGCCGTTTGTGCACCGCCACGCTCGCCACCGCGATGTTCTGCGGTTTGATGACCGGCGCCGCCTCCCCGGCCGGGGCCGGCGGGCGGCTCGACGTGGTCGCCGAGAACCTGGTGACCCCGCGCGGCCTCACCTGGGACGCCCGCGCCGGGCGCGTCCTGGTCACCGAGGCGGGCCGGGGCGGGTCCGCCCCGTGCGCGCCCGGCGTGGGGGGCTACCCGGCCTGCTTCGGCGCCACCGGGGCCATCACCGCCTACACCCCCGGGAAGAAGCACGGGACCAAGCGCATCGCCACCGGTCTCCCCTCGGTGATCAACGAGTTCAGTGTGCTCGGACTGCATGACATCGACGCGAGCCACGGCCGGATCTCCGTCGTCTTCGGCCTCGGTGGCGAGATGGCCACACGCGACGGGCTGGGCCCCGCCGCGCGGGGTCTCGCACAGACCGGCACCATCGACCGGAAGGGCCGACTCCACCCGGTGGGGGACCTTCTCGCGTTCGAAGAGCGGTACAACCCGCACCGCGCGGACGTCAACGCCAACGCGTACGGCCTGGTCCGGGTGCCGGGCGGAGTCCTGGTCGCGGAGGCCGGCGGCAACACCATCCTCTCGGTGACCGACAGGGGATCGGTCCGTATGGTGGCCCCGATGCCCGACCAGATCGTTGACGGAAAGCCGCTCGAATCCGTGCCGTCGGCCATCGTCCGGGGCCCCGACGGGGCCTTCTACATCAGCGAGTACAGCGGCGAGCCCACCCAGCTGGGCAAGGCCCGGATCTGGCGTATGGCGCCCGGACGGAAGCCGGTCGTGGTGACGAGCGGGTTCACCGGCGTCATCGACCTCGCCTTCGACCGCCAGGGGCGGATGCTGGTGCTCGAACTGGCGGAGAAGGGCTTCGACTCGCCCGACCGCACCGGGCGACTGGTCCGGGTCGAGTGGGACGGGAGCCGGACGGTGCTGGCGCGGGAGGGGCTGGAGCACCCCGGCGGGGTGACCGTCGCCCCCAACGGCGACATCTACCTGACCAACCGGACGACCTCGCTCGGCGAGGCGGACGGCCAGCTCCTGCGGCTGCGTCCGCGCCGATGA
- a CDS encoding CRTAC1 family protein: MVVTYVVVRPATPSAAQADELAGSFAFTPKTVAMPAGHDQQEIRQVNKAYKHIEAWISSVGAAVAMNDVDGDGFSNDLCVTDPRIDQVVVTPAPDERGDRYTPFVLDPAPLPMDDLMAPMGCVAGDFNEDGHSDLLVYYWGRTPVIFQARPGQDAMSADSFEPVELVAGVGGAPYDGPRWHSNAVTIADFDGDGHEDVFIGNYFPDSPVLDPSVRGGVVMNDSLSNALNGGEDHILRWTPDGFVPAEDVMPRDMRIGWTLGAAATDLDGDHLPEMYVAHDFGTSRLLHNRSKPGRIEFAEVKGAHHPLVPKSKRIGASSFKGMGIDFGDLDQDGLYDMFVSNITTSFGLQESNFSFMSTAADADDVRERMLRGEAPYVDRSGPLNLAWSGWGWDVKMGDFDNDSQLEITQATGFVKGRNNRWAQLQELATANDGLVAHPGWWPHVRKGDDLAGDQTMRFFARTSGGDYANLSDRLGLAVPIPTRGIAVGDSNGDGRLDLAVARQWGEPGFFLNESPAPGDFLGLTLTHPSGSPVVDAQVTVTLPDGTRRVSRVDGGGGHSGKRSHEVHIGLGEQNASPLPVRLKWRDRSGTVHEKDLRLAPGRHDLQLASDVKEK, from the coding sequence ATGGTGGTGACCTACGTCGTGGTGCGCCCCGCGACCCCGTCCGCGGCACAGGCGGACGAACTGGCGGGCTCCTTCGCCTTCACCCCCAAGACCGTCGCCATGCCCGCGGGCCACGACCAGCAGGAGATCCGCCAGGTCAACAAGGCGTACAAGCACATCGAGGCATGGATCTCCTCGGTGGGCGCCGCCGTCGCCATGAACGACGTCGACGGCGACGGCTTCTCCAACGACCTCTGCGTCACCGACCCCCGGATCGACCAGGTCGTGGTGACGCCCGCGCCCGACGAACGCGGCGACCGCTACACGCCGTTCGTCCTCGACCCCGCCCCGCTCCCCATGGACGACCTGATGGCGCCGATGGGCTGCGTCGCCGGCGACTTCAACGAGGACGGCCACAGCGACCTGCTCGTCTACTACTGGGGCCGCACCCCGGTCATCTTCCAGGCCCGCCCCGGCCAGGACGCCATGAGCGCCGACTCCTTCGAGCCCGTCGAACTGGTCGCGGGCGTGGGCGGCGCACCGTACGACGGGCCCCGCTGGCACAGCAACGCGGTGACGATCGCGGACTTCGACGGGGACGGCCACGAGGACGTCTTCATCGGCAACTACTTCCCCGACAGCCCCGTCCTCGACCCCTCCGTACGGGGCGGTGTGGTCATGAACGACTCGCTGTCCAACGCCCTCAACGGCGGTGAGGACCACATCCTGCGGTGGACCCCGGACGGCTTCGTCCCGGCCGAGGACGTGATGCCCCGCGACATGCGGATCGGCTGGACGCTCGGCGCGGCCGCCACCGACCTCGACGGCGACCACCTGCCCGAGATGTACGTCGCCCACGACTTCGGCACCTCACGCCTGCTGCACAACCGGTCGAAGCCCGGCCGTATCGAGTTCGCCGAGGTGAAGGGCGCACACCACCCGCTGGTGCCCAAGTCCAAGCGGATCGGCGCCAGCTCCTTCAAGGGAATGGGCATCGACTTCGGGGACCTGGACCAGGACGGGCTGTACGACATGTTCGTCTCCAACATCACCACCTCCTTCGGTCTGCAGGAGAGCAACTTCTCGTTCATGAGCACCGCCGCCGACGCCGACGACGTGCGCGAGCGGATGCTCCGGGGCGAGGCGCCGTACGTGGACCGCAGCGGCCCCCTCAACCTGGCCTGGTCGGGCTGGGGCTGGGACGTGAAGATGGGCGACTTCGACAACGACAGCCAACTGGAGATCACCCAGGCCACCGGCTTCGTCAAGGGCCGGAACAACCGCTGGGCCCAGCTCCAGGAGCTGGCCACCGCCAACGACGGACTCGTCGCCCACCCCGGCTGGTGGCCCCACGTCCGCAAGGGCGACGACCTCGCCGGGGACCAGACCATGCGGTTCTTCGCCAGGACCTCCGGCGGCGACTACGCGAACCTGTCGGACCGGCTCGGCCTCGCCGTGCCCATTCCCACCCGGGGCATCGCCGTGGGGGACTCCAACGGGGACGGCCGGCTCGACCTGGCGGTGGCACGGCAGTGGGGCGAACCCGGCTTCTTCCTGAACGAGAGCCCCGCCCCCGGCGACTTCCTGGGCCTGACCCTGACCCACCCCTCCGGATCACCGGTCGTCGACGCCCAGGTGACCGTGACCCTGCCCGACGGCACCCGGAGGGTCAGCCGCGTCGACGGCGGCGGCGGACATTCCGGCAAGCGCAGCCACGAGGTGCACATCGGCCTGGGCGAGCAGAACGCCTCACCCCTGCCGGTGCGCCTGAAGTGGCGCGACCGCTCCGGCACGGTGCACGAGAAGGACCTGAGGCTGGCCCCCGGCCGGCATGACCTCCAGCTTGCGTCCGACGTCAAGGAGAAGTGA
- a CDS encoding helix-turn-helix transcriptional regulator, with protein sequence MDSAITQAVVSVIANMHHNFREDLTINEIAQAAGFSRFHLSREFTHLIGVSPRRFLRAIRFEEAKRLLAESGLNIAEISHTVGYSSVGTFSSCFKSCTGVTPSAYRQLRSADPRAAAGDPHPATGTPTAPAPLRGHVQAPSEDQSGVVFVGLFPTPFPQGHPVRCTVLPRPGAFVLDTVPTGRWHVLARSVTRRTHEGRPARHTPTVGGSGAITIAADHAPEPVVIRLRRVSLAALRLFSVPEEPRPA encoded by the coding sequence ATGGACTCCGCAATCACACAGGCCGTGGTCAGCGTGATCGCGAATATGCATCACAACTTCAGGGAAGACCTGACCATCAACGAGATAGCCCAGGCAGCGGGATTCAGCAGATTCCACTTATCCCGTGAGTTCACCCACCTCATCGGGGTATCTCCCCGGCGTTTCCTCAGAGCGATCCGCTTCGAGGAAGCAAAGCGGCTCCTCGCCGAATCCGGGCTCAACATCGCGGAGATCAGCCACACGGTCGGATACAGCAGCGTCGGCACCTTCAGCTCGTGCTTCAAGTCCTGCACGGGCGTCACCCCGTCCGCGTACCGGCAGCTCCGCTCGGCGGACCCCCGTGCCGCCGCAGGGGATCCGCACCCGGCCACCGGCACGCCGACGGCTCCGGCACCGCTCCGCGGACACGTGCAAGCGCCCTCCGAGGACCAGTCCGGGGTGGTCTTCGTGGGGCTCTTCCCCACGCCCTTCCCGCAGGGGCACCCCGTGCGGTGCACGGTGCTGCCCCGACCCGGGGCCTTCGTGCTCGACACCGTACCCACGGGACGATGGCACGTTCTGGCACGCTCCGTCACGCGCAGGACCCACGAAGGGCGTCCGGCCCGCCACACACCGACGGTCGGCGGCTCCGGGGCGATCACCATCGCGGCGGACCACGCACCGGAGCCGGTCGTGATCCGCCTTCGCCGGGTGAGCCTGGCTGCTCTCCGCCTCTTCTCCGTACCCGAGGAGCCGCGCCCGGCATAG
- a CDS encoding RnfABCDGE type electron transport complex subunit D, which produces MTEASTTPPRHDPKIVTALRRFAISITVLNIAGYTVLGFEQPWLWPFIAVAVAYAVETFLEYVGARVEERRPRYAGGGAKGVMEFLYPSHITALAVNMLLYVNDRLWVMVLGVVIAVSAKWVLRAPVRGKPRHFMNPSNFGIAVVLLLFPWASIAPPYQFTEYTDGAVDWIIPAVIVTLGTLLNAKLTGRMWLIGGWLAAFVLQAVLRGVLFDTAIPPALGMMTGVAFVLFTNYMVTDPGTTPSRPVAQVAFGGGVAVTYGVMTGLGIAYGLFFATAVVCLVRGGYLWLVHLRTETAGTAPPAPVQAVEARDVSSETGKAPVAA; this is translated from the coding sequence ATGACCGAGGCATCCACCACACCCCCACGGCACGATCCGAAGATCGTCACCGCGCTGCGCCGGTTCGCCATCTCGATCACCGTGCTCAACATCGCCGGCTACACCGTGCTCGGCTTCGAACAGCCCTGGTTGTGGCCCTTCATCGCCGTCGCCGTCGCCTACGCGGTCGAGACGTTCCTGGAATACGTCGGAGCCCGGGTCGAGGAACGCCGTCCGCGCTACGCCGGAGGCGGGGCGAAGGGAGTGATGGAGTTCCTGTACCCCAGCCACATCACCGCCCTCGCCGTCAACATGCTGCTCTACGTGAACGACCGGCTGTGGGTGATGGTCCTCGGGGTTGTCATCGCGGTCTCCGCCAAGTGGGTCCTGCGCGCACCGGTACGGGGCAAGCCCCGGCACTTCATGAACCCGTCCAACTTCGGCATCGCGGTGGTGCTGCTGCTGTTCCCCTGGGCCAGTATCGCGCCCCCGTACCAGTTCACCGAGTACACCGACGGGGCGGTCGACTGGATCATCCCCGCGGTGATCGTCACCCTGGGGACCCTGCTCAACGCGAAGCTCACCGGACGCATGTGGCTGATCGGCGGATGGCTGGCGGCCTTCGTGCTCCAGGCCGTACTGCGGGGGGTGCTCTTCGACACCGCGATCCCTCCGGCCCTGGGCATGATGACCGGGGTGGCCTTCGTGCTCTTCACCAACTACATGGTCACCGACCCCGGCACCACGCCGTCGCGGCCCGTCGCCCAGGTCGCCTTCGGCGGCGGCGTCGCCGTCACGTACGGGGTCATGACCGGACTGGGCATCGCGTACGGCCTGTTCTTCGCCACCGCCGTCGTGTGCCTGGTGCGCGGCGGCTACCTCTGGCTGGTGCACCTGCGTACCGAGACGGCCGGGACGGCTCCCCCCGCCCCGGTGCAGGCCGTCGAGGCCCGTGATGTCTCGTCGGAGACCGGGAAGGCACCGGTGGCGGCATGA
- a CDS encoding DUF1702 family protein has product MTAGLRALRRRILTPALSNISLEERGFREKDPAARELLESVGRSFLEGYGHIAEAPHSQAAEPRLEAIPRQFRGFAYEGAAMACSVMDALPGGRGRRLSGLLAGRGGRHVYMAYVGVGWAMARLPRMLHPDIRKTDPLLRWLILDGYGFHQAYFHTGRYVHAQHQERRLPWPQGQASYAQRAVDQGIGRALWFVGGTDVDAVQALVEAFPPSRRGDLFSGVGLAATYAGGAGADELLRLRENAGAYRPQLLQGSAFAAEAREKAGLTVPHTELATEVLCGMKPHEAAGVCRELRPGASDRSDAPAYETWRQHIAGAIDREGRS; this is encoded by the coding sequence GTGACGGCTGGATTACGTGCGCTCCGGCGCAGAATACTGACCCCCGCCCTGTCCAACATCAGTCTGGAAGAGCGCGGATTCCGGGAAAAAGACCCGGCGGCCCGGGAACTGCTGGAATCCGTGGGGCGGAGCTTTCTCGAAGGCTACGGGCACATCGCCGAAGCGCCTCATTCGCAAGCCGCGGAGCCCCGACTGGAAGCGATTCCCAGGCAGTTCCGCGGATTCGCCTACGAGGGTGCGGCCATGGCGTGCTCCGTCATGGACGCGCTGCCCGGCGGCAGAGGACGGCGCCTGAGCGGTCTGCTGGCCGGGCGTGGTGGCCGGCACGTCTACATGGCCTACGTGGGTGTCGGCTGGGCCATGGCACGGCTGCCGCGGATGCTGCACCCCGACATCCGGAAGACGGACCCGCTCCTCAGATGGCTGATCCTGGACGGATACGGCTTCCACCAGGCCTACTTCCACACCGGGCGCTACGTCCACGCCCAGCACCAGGAGCGGAGGCTGCCCTGGCCGCAGGGGCAGGCGTCCTACGCGCAACGCGCGGTGGACCAGGGAATCGGCCGGGCGCTGTGGTTCGTCGGCGGCACCGACGTCGACGCCGTACAGGCGCTCGTCGAGGCCTTCCCGCCGTCCCGGCGCGGTGACCTGTTCAGTGGGGTGGGACTGGCCGCGACCTACGCGGGCGGCGCCGGTGCGGACGAACTGCTGCGCCTGCGGGAGAACGCGGGCGCCTACCGGCCGCAGCTCCTCCAGGGCTCGGCGTTCGCCGCGGAGGCGCGCGAGAAGGCCGGCCTGACGGTCCCTCACACCGAGCTCGCCACCGAGGTGCTGTGCGGAATGAAGCCGCACGAGGCGGCGGGTGTCTGCCGAGAACTGCGGCCGGGGGCGTCCGACCGGTCGGACGCCCCCGCGTACGAGACATGGCGTCAGCACATAGCCGGAGCAATCGACCGCGAGGGAAGGAGCTAG
- a CDS encoding flavin reductase family protein, translating into MSGPRETAPRPVAPRDAGEADLRRAFAEFATGVTVVTVGGPFPRGMTANSFTSVSLCPPLLLVCVSNDAVMLRALRPARHFGVSVLGAGQEALARHFADDSRPAGLRQFDGVGWSPGATTSVPLIDAAPARFECEKWRAYDGGDHTILVGAVVAWHGPPVAEAGSAVRGAAGDALLYFRGRLRGLDPGARGPHR; encoded by the coding sequence GTGAGCGGCCCACGCGAGACCGCCCCCCGGCCGGTTGCGCCGCGGGACGCGGGCGAGGCGGATCTGCGTCGCGCGTTCGCGGAGTTCGCCACCGGGGTCACGGTGGTGACGGTGGGCGGGCCCTTCCCGCGCGGTATGACGGCGAACTCCTTCACTTCGGTGTCCCTGTGCCCACCGCTGCTGCTCGTCTGCGTCAGCAACGACGCCGTCATGCTGCGGGCCCTCCGTCCCGCGCGGCACTTCGGAGTGTCGGTGCTCGGTGCCGGCCAGGAGGCCTTGGCCCGGCACTTCGCCGACGATTCCCGCCCCGCGGGCCTGCGGCAGTTCGACGGGGTCGGCTGGTCCCCCGGCGCCACCACGTCGGTGCCCCTGATCGACGCGGCGCCGGCGCGGTTCGAATGCGAGAAGTGGCGTGCGTACGACGGAGGCGACCACACGATCCTCGTCGGCGCGGTGGTCGCCTGGCACGGTCCGCCGGTGGCGGAGGCGGGGTCGGCGGTCCGGGGGGCGGCCGGGGACGCTCTGCTGTACTTCCGCGGGCGGCTTCGCGGGCTGGACCCCGGAGCCCGGGGGCCGCACCGGTGA
- a CDS encoding DUF899 domain-containing protein, protein MNRPAIVSREEWLAARKELLAREKQFDRERDALSAQRRSLPMVEITEPYVFDGPNGPATLVDLFDGRGQLIVYHFMLAPDWDAGCTGCSLLADNIGHLAHLNAARTSFAAVSRAPLANITKFRDRMGWNFPWFSSHGTSFNYDFHVTMDESVTPVLFNFRTEEELREAGIGSWALSGEQHGLSVFLREDDRVFHTYSTYSRGTDLLNGTFNYLDLTPLGRQEEAGIMNWVRHHDDYGPRTAADGCDHCDS, encoded by the coding sequence ATGAACCGTCCGGCGATTGTGTCCAGGGAAGAATGGTTAGCAGCCCGGAAGGAACTACTGGCACGGGAGAAGCAGTTCGACCGGGAACGGGACGCTCTCAGTGCACAGCGCCGCTCCCTGCCGATGGTCGAGATCACCGAGCCGTACGTCTTCGACGGGCCGAACGGCCCGGCCACGCTCGTCGATCTGTTCGACGGCCGCGGTCAGCTGATCGTCTATCACTTCATGCTCGCACCCGACTGGGACGCCGGCTGCACCGGGTGTTCCCTCCTCGCCGACAACATCGGCCACCTGGCGCACCTGAACGCGGCACGAACCTCATTCGCCGCGGTATCCCGGGCACCGCTCGCGAACATCACGAAATTCCGCGACCGCATGGGATGGAATTTCCCGTGGTTCTCCTCGCACGGAACGTCGTTCAACTACGATTTCCACGTCACGATGGATGAATCCGTGACCCCCGTTCTCTTCAACTTCCGCACAGAAGAAGAACTGCGGGAGGCCGGGATCGGTTCCTGGGCCCTGAGCGGCGAGCAGCACGGCCTCAGCGTCTTTCTCCGCGAGGACGACCGGGTTTTCCACACCTACTCGACCTACTCGCGCGGTACCGACCTCCTCAACGGCACCTTCAATTACCTGGACCTGACCCCCCTCGGGCGTCAGGAGGAGGCCGGAATCATGAACTGGGTCCGCCACCACGACGACTACGGCCCCCGGACCGCGGCGGACGGCTGCGACCACTGCGACTCCTGA